A portion of the Stella humosa genome contains these proteins:
- a CDS encoding D-alanine--D-alanine ligase translates to MSKRVAVLMGGWSAEREVSLASGRDCALALTEAGYQVDTIDVDRDLGRLIKKLTPRPDAVFNALHGTGGEDGTIQGVLDFLGLPYTHSGLLASALAMDKPTAKRIFAAAGLRCPEGRVLPLDRLHDGEPLPRPYVLKPTHEGSSVGVVIVREGGNAPLPSAADWPFGRDVLAERFIPGRELTVAVMGDRALGALEIRPRGDFYDYTAKYAPGGSDHVTGEDLPKEVHAEALDMALRAHRALGCRGVSRADFRWDDTGPGRGELYLLEVNTQPGMTPTSLVPEIAALAGYSFPALVSWMVEEARCGS, encoded by the coding sequence ATGAGCAAACGCGTCGCCGTACTGATGGGTGGCTGGTCGGCCGAACGCGAGGTATCGCTGGCGTCCGGCCGCGATTGCGCGCTGGCGCTGACCGAAGCCGGCTACCAGGTCGACACCATCGATGTCGACCGCGACCTCGGCCGCCTGATCAAGAAGCTGACGCCCCGGCCCGATGCCGTCTTCAATGCCCTGCATGGCACCGGCGGCGAGGACGGGACGATCCAGGGCGTGCTGGATTTCCTGGGCCTGCCCTACACCCATTCCGGCCTGCTGGCATCGGCGCTGGCCATGGACAAGCCGACCGCCAAGCGGATCTTCGCCGCCGCCGGCCTGCGCTGCCCGGAAGGCCGCGTGCTGCCGCTCGACCGCCTGCATGACGGCGAGCCGCTGCCCCGCCCCTACGTGCTGAAGCCGACCCACGAGGGATCGAGCGTCGGCGTGGTCATCGTCCGCGAGGGCGGCAACGCCCCCTTGCCCAGTGCCGCCGACTGGCCCTTCGGCCGCGACGTGCTGGCCGAGCGCTTCATCCCCGGCCGCGAACTGACCGTGGCGGTGATGGGCGATCGCGCGCTGGGCGCCCTGGAGATCCGCCCGCGCGGCGACTTCTACGACTACACCGCCAAGTATGCCCCGGGCGGGTCCGACCATGTGACCGGCGAGGACCTGCCCAAGGAGGTCCATGCCGAGGCGCTCGACATGGCGCTGCGCGCCCATCGGGCGCTGGGCTGCCGCGGCGTCAGCCGGGCCGACTTCCGCTGGGACGACACCGGGCCGGGCCGCGGCGAACTGTACCTGCTCGAGGTGAACACCCAGCCCGGCATGACGCCCACCTCGCTGGTGCCCGAGATCGCGGCGCTGGCCGGCTATTCCTTCCCGGCGCTGGTGTCCTGGATGGTCGAGGAGGCAAGATGCGGCTCCTGA
- the mraY gene encoding phospho-N-acetylmuramoyl-pentapeptide-transferase, with protein sequence MLYNLLFPLSDEFGLFNLFRYLTFRSSGAAVTALVISFLLGPSLIRWLKSRQPHGQPIRSDGPESHLLTKKGTPTMGGSLILIALATSTLLWADLSNGYVWVVLFVTLGFGMIGFGDDYLKLTRRNHRGLPGRFKLLAQFAIGLAGTLWIIQLTRDPLSTQLAVPFFKNMLIDLGWMFLPFGVLVMTGASNAVNLTDGLDGLAIVPVMIAAGCFALITYLVGNSIFANYLQINHVPGSGELAVFCGAMVGASLGFLWFNAPPAMVFMGDTGSLSAGGALGAMSVITKHEIVLIMIGGLFVLETVSVIVQVVSFRLTGKRVFRMAPLHHHFEKKGWAEPTIVIRFWIIASILALAGLSTLKLR encoded by the coding sequence GTGCTCTACAACCTGCTTTTCCCGCTGTCCGACGAGTTCGGCCTGTTCAACCTGTTCCGCTACCTGACCTTCCGTTCGAGCGGAGCGGCGGTGACGGCGCTGGTGATCAGCTTCCTGCTCGGCCCGTCCCTGATCCGCTGGCTGAAGTCGCGCCAGCCCCATGGCCAGCCGATCCGCAGCGACGGCCCCGAAAGCCACCTGCTGACCAAGAAGGGCACGCCCACCATGGGCGGCTCGCTGATCCTGATCGCGCTCGCCACCTCGACCCTGCTGTGGGCCGACCTGTCGAACGGCTATGTCTGGGTCGTGCTGTTCGTCACGCTGGGCTTCGGCATGATCGGCTTCGGCGACGATTACCTGAAGCTGACCCGGCGCAACCATCGCGGCCTGCCCGGCCGCTTCAAGCTGCTGGCGCAGTTCGCCATCGGGCTGGCCGGCACGCTGTGGATCATCCAGTTGACGCGCGATCCGCTGTCGACCCAGCTCGCCGTGCCGTTCTTCAAGAACATGCTGATCGACCTCGGCTGGATGTTCCTGCCCTTCGGCGTGCTGGTGATGACGGGCGCGTCCAACGCCGTCAACCTGACCGACGGGCTGGACGGGCTGGCGATCGTGCCCGTGATGATCGCGGCCGGCTGCTTCGCGCTCATCACCTATCTCGTCGGCAACTCGATCTTCGCCAACTACCTGCAGATCAACCACGTGCCGGGCTCGGGCGAGCTGGCGGTCTTCTGCGGCGCCATGGTGGGGGCCAGCCTGGGCTTCCTCTGGTTCAATGCGCCACCCGCCATGGTCTTCATGGGCGACACGGGCTCGCTGTCGGCCGGCGGGGCGCTCGGCGCCATGAGCGTCATCACCAAGCACGAGATCGTGCTGATCATGATCGGCGGCCTGTTCGTGCTGGAGACGGTGTCGGTCATCGTCCAGGTCGTCTCGTTCCGGCTGACGGGCAAGCGGGTGTTCCGCATGGCGCCGCTCCACCATCACTTCGAGAAGAAGGGCTGGGCCGAGCCCACGATCGTCATCCGCTTCTGGATCATCGCCTCGATCCTGGCCCTGGCCGGCCTTTCCACCCTGAAGCTGCGGTGA
- a CDS encoding UDP-N-acetylmuramoylalanyl-D-glutamyl-2,6-diaminopimelate--D-alanyl-D-alanine ligase produces the protein MTALWTAAEIALAVGSVPAGTWTVDGVSIDSRTMKPGDLFVALKGPSFDGHAFVADVLARGAAGALVDHAPEGLAGDPRLVVVGDTLDALTALGRAGRDRTRATVVAVTGSVGKTGTKELLRLGLEAQGSTIASAASLNNHWGLPLSLARVPRDIDWVVQEVGMNHAGEIAALTRIARPHVGVITTVGPVHIEFFPSVEAIADAKSELFLGMMADGAAVLNRDNPHFERMAGHARDRGITRILDFGTTPGVFAHLEDAELGETGSAVRATVDGRPVAYRLGAPGRHWVLNSLAALAAISALGADVERAAAALASVSAPVGRGARHEIALPGGGGFTLLDESYNANPASMRAAFSVLAATRPAPGGRRIAVLGDMRELGETGPRLHAALADPLIAAGIDIVFCCGSLMAHLHASLPTAMRGALVATSDDLAPIVADAVRAGDVVTVKGSLGTRMAPIVKRLSGGPWGGRPQAAAS, from the coding sequence ATGACCGCGCTGTGGACGGCAGCCGAGATCGCCCTGGCCGTTGGCAGCGTGCCGGCCGGCACCTGGACCGTCGATGGCGTTTCCATCGACAGCCGCACGATGAAGCCGGGCGACCTGTTCGTCGCCCTCAAGGGCCCCAGCTTCGACGGCCACGCCTTCGTGGCCGACGTGCTGGCGCGCGGGGCGGCGGGCGCCCTGGTCGACCATGCGCCGGAGGGGCTGGCGGGCGATCCGCGCCTCGTCGTCGTCGGCGACACGCTGGATGCCCTGACCGCGCTCGGCCGCGCCGGCCGCGACCGCACGCGGGCGACGGTCGTGGCGGTGACCGGCAGCGTTGGCAAGACCGGCACCAAGGAACTGCTGCGCCTGGGCCTGGAGGCACAAGGGTCGACCATCGCCAGCGCGGCCAGCCTGAACAACCATTGGGGCCTGCCGCTCAGCCTGGCGCGGGTACCGCGCGACATCGACTGGGTGGTGCAGGAGGTCGGCATGAACCATGCCGGCGAGATCGCCGCCCTGACCCGGATCGCCCGCCCGCATGTCGGCGTCATCACCACGGTCGGCCCCGTGCACATCGAATTCTTCCCCTCGGTCGAGGCGATCGCCGACGCCAAGTCGGAACTGTTCCTCGGCATGATGGCGGACGGCGCGGCCGTGCTGAACCGCGACAACCCGCATTTCGAGCGGATGGCGGGCCATGCGCGCGACCGCGGCATCACCCGCATCCTCGACTTCGGCACCACGCCCGGCGTCTTCGCCCATCTCGAGGACGCCGAACTGGGTGAGACCGGCAGTGCGGTCCGCGCCACCGTCGACGGCCGGCCGGTTGCCTATCGCCTGGGCGCCCCGGGCCGGCACTGGGTGCTCAACAGCCTGGCCGCACTGGCCGCCATTTCGGCGCTGGGTGCGGACGTGGAGCGGGCGGCAGCCGCCCTGGCCAGCGTGTCCGCCCCGGTCGGGCGTGGCGCGCGGCACGAGATCGCCCTGCCCGGCGGCGGCGGCTTCACCCTGCTGGACGAAAGCTACAACGCCAACCCGGCCTCGATGCGGGCGGCCTTCTCGGTCCTGGCCGCCACGCGGCCGGCACCCGGCGGCCGGCGCATCGCCGTGCTGGGCGACATGCGCGAGCTGGGCGAGACCGGTCCGCGGCTTCATGCCGCGCTGGCCGATCCCCTGATCGCCGCCGGAATCGATATTGTCTTCTGCTGCGGTTCGTTGATGGCGCATCTCCATGCCAGCCTTCCGACCGCCATGCGTGGCGCCCTAGTCGCGACCTCCGACGATCTGGCACCGATCGTCGCCGACGCCGTGCGCGCGGGCGACGTGGTCACGGTGAAGGGTTCGCTCGGAACGCGGATGGCGCCGATCGTCAAGCGCCTGTCGGGCGGCCCCTGGGGTGGCCGACCGCAGGCCGCGGCAAGCTGA
- the murB gene encoding UDP-N-acetylmuramate dehydrogenase has translation MPGQLDPSRPAPARDDRRPPRPSLLDRLPPVRGRLTAGAPLAPVTWFRVGGAAEVMFRPADVEDLAGFLAACPPDVPVTPIGVASNLLVRDGGIPGVVVRLGRGFADIGTRDGRVVAGAAALDVNVAMVARDAGLSGLEFLAGVPGTIGGGLRMNAGCYGREMADALVELDALDRHGRRHCVPVAEAHLSYRHCGLPEDWIFVGTTFAGTPDAPEAIGQRMAQFTRQREETQPIRARTGGSTFANPPGQKAWALIDRAGCRGLRLGGAVVSEKHCNFLVNDGAASAADIEGLGEEVRRRVAADSGILLAWEIRRIGLPGTPRANPAIEASS, from the coding sequence CTGCCGGGCCAGCTCGACCCCTCAAGGCCGGCCCCCGCCCGTGATGACCGCCGCCCGCCTCGCCCCTCGCTGCTCGACCGGCTGCCGCCGGTGCGCGGGCGGCTGACGGCGGGTGCCCCACTGGCGCCGGTCACCTGGTTCCGCGTCGGCGGGGCGGCCGAGGTGATGTTTCGCCCGGCGGACGTCGAGGACCTGGCAGGCTTTCTGGCGGCCTGCCCGCCGGACGTGCCGGTGACGCCGATCGGGGTCGCCTCCAACCTGCTGGTCCGCGACGGCGGCATCCCCGGCGTCGTCGTGCGCCTGGGCCGCGGCTTTGCCGACATCGGCACCCGGGATGGGCGCGTCGTCGCCGGTGCCGCCGCCCTTGACGTGAACGTGGCCATGGTCGCGCGCGATGCCGGGCTGTCGGGGCTGGAGTTCCTGGCCGGCGTGCCCGGCACCATCGGCGGCGGCCTGCGCATGAATGCCGGTTGCTACGGCCGCGAGATGGCCGACGCGCTGGTGGAACTGGACGCGCTCGACCGCCACGGCCGGCGCCATTGCGTGCCCGTGGCCGAGGCCCACCTGTCCTACCGCCATTGCGGCCTGCCCGAGGACTGGATCTTCGTCGGCACCACCTTCGCCGGCACGCCGGACGCGCCCGAGGCCATCGGCCAGCGCATGGCCCAGTTCACCCGCCAGCGCGAGGAGACGCAGCCGATCCGGGCGCGCACCGGCGGCAGCACCTTCGCCAATCCGCCCGGCCAGAAGGCCTGGGCGCTGATCGACCGCGCCGGCTGCCGCGGCCTGCGCCTGGGCGGCGCGGTGGTGTCCGAGAAGCACTGCAACTTCCTGGTCAACGACGGCGCGGCCAGTGCCGCCGACATCGAAGGCCTGGGCGAGGAAGTGCGCCGCCGCGTGGCGGCCGACAGCGGCATCCTCCTTGCGTGGGAAATCCGGCGGATCGGTCTGCCCGGTACGCCGCGCGCGAATCCGGCTATAGAGGCGTCTTCATGA
- a CDS encoding cell division protein FtsQ/DivIB, whose translation MRLLNHPIAAFGQRRDKTGRRVAQRRIWPRWVRPSLTAAAALCVVLTALGGWLAWRDGWAGRQAELALDQFVTATAGAGLAVEEILVEGRLHTPAESILAAVDANRGTPLLSINPSTVKERLEGLPWIRSAAVERQLPGTLFIRLVERRPMAVWQRRGHFVLIDEQGRELGDEGIEYFPRLPFIVGEDAHRVAADLVSMLAAVPSLSGRIVSAVRVGGRRWNLQLDNGMEIRLPEERAREAWAEVAALDRTQRLLSRQISIIDLRDPARINLRRAKDGAAPLPGKKDRDA comes from the coding sequence ATGCGGCTCCTGAACCACCCGATCGCCGCCTTCGGCCAGCGCCGCGACAAGACCGGTCGGCGCGTCGCCCAGCGCCGCATCTGGCCGCGCTGGGTGCGCCCCAGCCTGACTGCTGCTGCCGCCCTGTGCGTCGTGCTGACGGCGCTGGGCGGCTGGCTGGCCTGGCGCGACGGCTGGGCCGGGCGACAGGCGGAACTGGCGCTCGACCAGTTCGTGACCGCGACCGCCGGCGCCGGGCTGGCGGTCGAGGAAATCCTGGTCGAGGGGCGCCTGCACACCCCGGCCGAATCCATCCTGGCCGCGGTCGACGCCAATCGCGGCACGCCACTGTTGTCGATCAACCCGTCGACGGTGAAGGAGCGCCTGGAAGGGCTGCCCTGGATCCGCTCGGCCGCGGTCGAACGGCAGCTTCCGGGCACCCTCTTCATCCGCCTGGTCGAGCGTCGGCCGATGGCGGTGTGGCAGCGCCGCGGCCATTTCGTGCTGATCGACGAGCAGGGGCGCGAGCTGGGCGACGAAGGCATCGAGTATTTCCCCCGCCTGCCTTTCATCGTCGGCGAGGACGCCCATCGCGTCGCCGCCGACCTGGTGTCGATGCTGGCCGCCGTGCCCAGCCTGAGCGGTCGCATCGTCTCGGCCGTCCGCGTCGGCGGCCGGCGCTGGAACCTGCAGCTCGACAACGGCATGGAGATCCGCCTGCCCGAGGAACGCGCCCGGGAGGCCTGGGCCGAGGTGGCCGCACTCGACCGCACCCAGCGCCTGCTGTCGCGCCAGATCTCGATCATCGACCTGCGCGATCCCGCCCGCATCAACCTGCGCCGCGCCAAGGACGGGGCCGCCCCGCTGCCCGGCAAGAAGGATCGCGACGCATGA
- the murD gene encoding UDP-N-acetylmuramoyl-L-alanine--D-glutamate ligase produces MITVDAFAGRRVLVLGLARSGLSAARALAAGGAEVAVWDDRPTNRETAEAAGFACADPMQENWSRVAALVMSPGVPLTHPAPHPAVLAARAAGVPVTGDIQLLRQARPDARICAITGTNGKSTTTALVGHILRRAGVPVAVGGNLGIAALDLPPLVREGVYVLELSSYQLDLVDAATFEVAVLLNVAPDHLDRHGTMANYIAAKQRIFAGQGAGHTAVIGVDDAVAAAIAEQPRAAGLVRISGGSADADIRVVDGVLTDAEGPIVDLAIAATLPGSHNAQDAAAAYAACRALGVPRAAIAAAIPSYPGLPHRQELVGVIDGVAYVNDSKATNADAAARALACYDAIYWIAGGVAKAGGIASLAPHFGRIAHAFLIGEAADDFARTLAGRVPHTRSGDLAQALRQAQERAANDRRQGAIVLLSPACASFDQFRDFEDRGDRFRTLVTALPGRRVILAPAESAA; encoded by the coding sequence ATGATCACGGTCGACGCCTTCGCCGGTCGCCGCGTCCTGGTGCTGGGGCTTGCCCGCAGCGGCCTGTCGGCGGCGCGCGCGCTGGCGGCGGGCGGCGCCGAGGTGGCGGTGTGGGACGACCGGCCGACCAACCGCGAAACGGCCGAAGCCGCGGGCTTCGCCTGCGCCGACCCCATGCAGGAGAACTGGTCGCGGGTGGCCGCCCTGGTGATGAGCCCGGGCGTGCCGCTGACCCATCCCGCCCCGCACCCGGCGGTGCTGGCGGCACGCGCGGCCGGCGTGCCGGTCACGGGCGACATCCAGCTCCTGCGCCAGGCCCGGCCGGACGCTCGCATCTGCGCGATCACCGGCACCAACGGCAAGTCGACGACGACCGCCCTGGTCGGCCACATCCTGCGCCGGGCCGGCGTGCCGGTGGCGGTCGGCGGCAATCTCGGCATCGCCGCCCTCGATCTGCCGCCGCTCGTCCGCGAAGGCGTCTATGTGCTGGAGCTATCGTCCTACCAGCTCGATCTGGTGGACGCCGCGACCTTCGAGGTGGCGGTGCTGCTGAACGTGGCACCCGACCATCTCGACCGGCACGGCACCATGGCCAACTACATCGCCGCCAAGCAGCGTATCTTCGCCGGCCAGGGGGCCGGCCATACGGCCGTCATCGGCGTCGACGACGCGGTGGCCGCCGCCATCGCCGAGCAGCCGCGCGCGGCCGGCCTCGTCCGCATCTCGGGCGGCTCCGCCGATGCCGACATCCGTGTCGTCGACGGCGTGCTGACCGATGCCGAGGGGCCGATCGTCGACCTCGCGATCGCCGCCACCCTGCCCGGCAGCCACAATGCCCAGGACGCGGCCGCCGCCTATGCCGCCTGCCGCGCGCTGGGCGTGCCGCGGGCAGCCATCGCCGCCGCCATCCCCTCCTATCCCGGCCTGCCGCATCGCCAGGAGCTGGTGGGCGTCATCGACGGCGTCGCCTATGTGAACGACAGCAAGGCGACCAACGCCGATGCCGCCGCCCGGGCGCTCGCCTGCTACGACGCCATCTACTGGATCGCGGGCGGCGTGGCCAAGGCGGGCGGCATCGCCAGCCTGGCGCCGCATTTCGGGCGCATCGCCCATGCCTTCCTGATCGGCGAGGCGGCCGACGACTTCGCCCGCACGCTGGCCGGCCGGGTGCCGCATACCCGCTCGGGCGACCTGGCCCAGGCGCTTCGCCAGGCGCAGGAGCGCGCGGCCAACGACCGCCGCCAGGGCGCCATCGTCCTGCTGTCGCCGGCCTGCGCGTCCTTCGACCAGTTCCGCGATTTCGAGGATCGCGGCGACCGGTTTCGCACCCTCGTCACGGCCCTGCCGGGACGCCGGGTCATCCTCGCTCCGGCGGAGTCCGCGGCATGA
- the murG gene encoding undecaprenyldiphospho-muramoylpentapeptide beta-N-acetylglucosaminyltransferase, which produces MTTRIVLAAGGTGGHLFPAEALARALLARGAEPILVTDPRTSGFAADLPGLAIHRLPLQPMRGGVVGRIRGGLGLCAGTLAARGLLRRLRPDAIVGFGGYPSVPTVFAGRNLGQPILLHEQNAVLGRANRMLASRATRIATSFARIRLLDPALAAKVVETGNPVRPAIAALNALPYQPPEDNGPVTVLVTGGSQGASVFATRLPDAIGRLPAALRARLHLVQQARAEDVEPVRAAYAAIGVAATVARFFDDMPARLGQAHLMISRSGASTVAEIAAAGRPALLVPYPRAADDHQTDNARHLADAGAAWMAPEGAGDAADLARLLEDILTVPDKLASAAARARGLGRPDAAERLADAVLALVAQTAPMERAA; this is translated from the coding sequence ATGACCACGCGGATCGTCCTTGCCGCCGGCGGCACCGGCGGCCACCTGTTCCCGGCCGAGGCGCTGGCGCGTGCGCTGCTGGCGCGCGGGGCCGAGCCGATCCTGGTGACCGACCCGCGCACCAGCGGCTTCGCGGCCGACCTGCCCGGCCTGGCCATCCATCGCCTGCCGTTGCAGCCGATGCGCGGGGGCGTCGTCGGCCGCATTCGCGGCGGGCTTGGCCTGTGCGCCGGCACGCTGGCCGCCCGCGGCCTGCTGCGCCGCCTGCGGCCGGACGCGATCGTGGGCTTCGGCGGCTATCCTTCGGTGCCGACCGTCTTCGCCGGCCGCAACCTGGGCCAGCCGATCCTGCTGCACGAGCAGAATGCCGTGCTGGGCCGCGCCAACCGCATGCTGGCCTCGCGCGCGACCCGCATCGCCACCTCCTTCGCCCGCATCCGCCTGCTCGACCCGGCGCTGGCGGCCAAGGTGGTCGAGACCGGCAACCCGGTGCGCCCGGCGATCGCCGCGCTCAACGCCCTCCCCTACCAGCCCCCCGAGGACAATGGCCCGGTGACGGTGCTGGTGACCGGCGGCAGCCAGGGGGCGAGCGTCTTCGCGACCCGCCTGCCCGACGCCATCGGGCGCCTGCCCGCGGCCTTGCGCGCCCGCCTGCACCTCGTCCAGCAAGCGCGCGCCGAGGATGTGGAGCCGGTGCGGGCGGCCTATGCCGCGATCGGCGTGGCCGCCACCGTCGCCCGCTTCTTCGACGACATGCCAGCCCGCCTGGGCCAGGCGCACCTGATGATATCGCGCTCGGGCGCGTCCACCGTGGCCGAGATCGCGGCTGCCGGCCGCCCGGCGCTGCTGGTGCCCTATCCGCGCGCCGCCGACGACCACCAGACCGACAATGCCCGCCACCTGGCGGACGCAGGTGCCGCCTGGATGGCCCCGGAAGGGGCCGGCGACGCGGCCGACCTGGCCCGGCTGCTAGAGGACATCCTGACGGTGCCGGACAAGCTGGCCAGCGCCGCCGCCCGCGCCCGCGGCCTGGGCCGGCCCGATGCGGCCGAGCGGCTGGCCGACGCCGTGCTGGCGCTGGTCGCGCAAACCGCCCCGATGGAGCGCGCGGCATGA
- a CDS encoding UDP-N-acetylmuramoyl-L-alanyl-D-glutamate--2,6-diaminopimelate ligase translates to MRLAELMARTRAPTPAVPDPGPEIRGIAVDSRAVEPGFLFAALPGQATDGRRFIVDALARGAVAVLAPEGTVLPDAAADVALLTDPNPRRRLALLAAGFHDRQPERVAAVTGTNGKTSTADFARQLWMQAGLAAASLGTLGIRAPRFTRKGVLTTPDPVVLHAALAELADRGVVRAALEASSHGLDQFRLDGIDIQIAAFTNLTRDHLDYHQSMAAYRAAKFRLFAEVMAPGGTAVLNADVEEFADLDRLCRARGHRVIAYGLAGRDIRLDRQDLHGDGQSLALTVDGRTWQVELPLAGPFQAMNALAALGIVLADGVAPERAVPALARLEGVPGRMERVASLPGGAAVYVDFAHTPDALTTVLAALRRHTAGRLVCVFGCGGDRDPGKRPEMGAAVARAADRVIVTDDNPRSEDPATIRAPAVAAARALSADVVEIGDRRQAIFAAVAGLAPGDVLVVAGKGHESGQTVGGQTLPFDDGEVARQAVAALDVASLASRP, encoded by the coding sequence ATGCGCCTCGCTGAATTGATGGCGCGGACGCGGGCCCCGACCCCAGCCGTACCCGACCCCGGCCCGGAGATCCGCGGCATCGCCGTCGACTCCCGGGCAGTCGAGCCGGGGTTTCTCTTCGCCGCCCTGCCGGGCCAGGCGACCGATGGCCGCCGCTTCATCGTCGATGCGCTGGCCCGTGGCGCCGTGGCCGTGCTGGCGCCGGAAGGCACCGTGCTGCCGGATGCCGCTGCCGACGTGGCGCTGCTGACCGACCCCAACCCGCGGCGGCGCCTGGCGCTGCTGGCGGCCGGCTTCCACGACCGCCAGCCCGAGCGCGTGGCCGCCGTCACCGGCACCAATGGCAAGACCTCGACCGCCGATTTCGCCCGCCAGCTCTGGATGCAGGCGGGGCTGGCCGCGGCCAGCCTGGGCACGCTCGGCATCCGGGCGCCGCGCTTCACCCGCAAGGGCGTGCTGACCACCCCCGACCCGGTCGTGCTGCATGCCGCCCTGGCCGAACTGGCCGACCGCGGCGTGGTGCGCGCGGCCCTGGAGGCTTCAAGCCACGGCCTCGACCAGTTCCGCCTGGACGGCATCGACATCCAGATCGCGGCCTTCACCAACCTGACGCGCGACCATCTCGACTATCACCAGTCCATGGCGGCCTACCGCGCCGCCAAGTTCCGCCTGTTCGCCGAGGTGATGGCACCGGGCGGCACCGCCGTGCTGAATGCCGACGTGGAGGAATTCGCCGACCTCGACCGGCTGTGCCGCGCGCGCGGCCACCGGGTCATCGCCTACGGGCTGGCGGGCCGCGACATCCGCCTCGACCGGCAGGACCTGCATGGCGACGGGCAGAGCCTGGCGCTGACGGTCGACGGCCGGACATGGCAGGTGGAATTGCCGCTGGCCGGCCCCTTCCAGGCGATGAACGCGCTGGCAGCACTGGGCATCGTGCTGGCCGACGGCGTGGCGCCCGAGCGGGCGGTGCCGGCCCTGGCCCGGCTGGAAGGCGTGCCGGGGCGGATGGAGCGGGTGGCGAGCCTGCCCGGCGGTGCCGCCGTCTATGTCGATTTCGCCCACACGCCCGATGCGCTGACGACGGTGCTGGCGGCCCTGCGCCGGCACACCGCCGGCCGCCTGGTCTGCGTCTTCGGCTGCGGCGGCGACCGCGATCCCGGCAAGCGGCCCGAGATGGGGGCGGCCGTGGCGCGCGCGGCCGACCGCGTCATCGTGACCGACGACAACCCCCGCAGCGAGGACCCGGCCACGATCCGGGCACCGGCCGTCGCCGCCGCCCGGGCGCTCTCGGCCGACGTGGTCGAGATCGGCGACCGCCGCCAGGCGATCTTTGCCGCCGTCGCCGGGCTGGCGCCGGGCGACGTGCTGGTGGTCGCCGGCAAGGGCCATGAATCGGGCCAGACCGTGGGCGGCCAGACCCTGCCCTTCGACGATGGCGAGGTGGCTCGCCAAGCCGTGGCCGCGCTGGACGTGGCTTCCCTGGCGAGCCGGCCATGA
- the ftsW gene encoding putative lipid II flippase FtsW, translating into MTTIHRTDTSLFGQWWWTVDRWTVFALAAIIGVGAVMLLAASPPVAERIGLEPLHFVKRQMLLLPVAIAVVFFVSLQPPRVIRRLALALFSVSVILLALTFVMGAEIKGARRWISLPGMSIQPSEFVKPTFAVLTAWLLAQGKASARFPGGLISVTAFAVIVAMLLKQPDLGMAVVVGAVWFVQIFLAGLPILLVVVLGALGLTGLFGAYMLLPHVTSRINRFLDPAAGDSYQIDRSIEAFANGGLFGRGPGEGTIKNWLPDAHADFVFAVAGEELGLIACLFIVMLFAVVVVRSVLRVTSEQSLFVILAAAGLATQLGLQAIVNMASSLHLMPTKGMTLPFISYGGSSMLALALGTGMLLALTRRRFGGIEP; encoded by the coding sequence ATGACGACGATCCATCGCACCGACACCTCCCTCTTCGGGCAATGGTGGTGGACGGTCGACCGCTGGACGGTCTTCGCCTTGGCGGCCATCATCGGCGTCGGCGCGGTCATGCTGCTGGCCGCCAGCCCGCCGGTGGCCGAGCGCATCGGCCTGGAGCCGCTGCATTTCGTGAAGCGGCAGATGCTGCTGCTGCCGGTCGCCATCGCCGTCGTCTTCTTCGTGTCGCTGCAGCCGCCGCGGGTGATCCGCCGCCTGGCGCTGGCGCTCTTCTCCGTCTCGGTCATCCTGCTGGCCCTGACCTTCGTCATGGGGGCCGAGATCAAGGGCGCCCGGCGCTGGATCTCGCTGCCCGGCATGTCGATCCAGCCGTCGGAATTCGTGAAGCCCACCTTCGCCGTGCTGACCGCCTGGCTGCTGGCCCAGGGCAAGGCCAGCGCCCGCTTCCCGGGCGGGCTCATCTCGGTCACCGCCTTTGCCGTCATCGTCGCCATGCTGCTGAAGCAGCCCGACCTCGGCATGGCCGTGGTGGTGGGGGCGGTGTGGTTCGTCCAGATCTTCCTGGCCGGATTGCCGATCCTGCTCGTGGTGGTCCTGGGCGCGCTGGGACTGACCGGCCTGTTTGGCGCCTACATGCTGCTGCCGCACGTCACCAGCCGCATCAACCGCTTCCTCGACCCCGCCGCCGGCGACAGCTACCAGATCGACCGCTCGATCGAGGCCTTCGCCAATGGCGGCCTGTTCGGCCGCGGCCCCGGCGAGGGCACGATCAAGAACTGGCTGCCCGACGCCCATGCGGACTTCGTCTTCGCGGTCGCAGGCGAGGAGCTGGGCCTGATCGCCTGCCTCTTCATCGTCATGCTGTTCGCGGTCGTGGTCGTGCGCAGCGTGCTGCGGGTGACGAGCGAGCAGAGCCTGTTCGTCATCCTGGCGGCGGCCGGCCTGGCGACCCAGCTTGGCCTGCAGGCGATCGTCAACATGGCGTCCTCGCTGCACCTGATGCCGACCAAGGGCATGACGCTGCCCTTCATCAGCTATGGCGGCTCGTCGATGCTGGCCCTGGCGCTCGGCACCGGCATGCTGCTGGCCCTGACCCGGCGCCGCTTCGGCGGCATCGAGCCATGA